Proteins found in one Streptomyces sp. TLI_235 genomic segment:
- a CDS encoding NAD(P)-dependent dehydrogenase (short-subunit alcohol dehydrogenase family): MTTSTGDRAAGAGPGLAGRTVVVTGAGRGIGLAITEAFLAAGCHVVAGSRSRTEALDAHLDRGADLTVVEVDLATPGGPAALVAEAVALHGGVDVLVNNVGAVRPRVDGFLSVTDEDWDWALTVNLMAAVRATRAALPHLLASGAGRIVTVSSVNARLPDPLVIDYGAAKAALTNFCKALSKEVGPRGVRVNTIGPGPVETALWQGADGVAATVGQSRGVDPGDVARAAAAQSATGRFTRPSEVADLVLFLAGPGAANITGADFVVDGGLVDSL, translated from the coding sequence GAGCCGCGGGCGCCGGCCCGGGCCTGGCCGGACGGACCGTCGTGGTCACCGGGGCCGGGCGCGGCATCGGACTCGCGATCACCGAGGCGTTCCTCGCGGCGGGATGCCACGTCGTCGCGGGATCGCGAAGTCGCACCGAGGCCCTCGACGCGCACCTGGATCGCGGTGCGGACCTCACCGTCGTGGAGGTCGACCTGGCGACGCCCGGCGGGCCGGCCGCGCTGGTCGCCGAGGCCGTCGCGCTCCACGGCGGTGTCGACGTGCTGGTGAACAACGTCGGGGCGGTGCGCCCGCGGGTGGACGGCTTCCTGAGTGTGACGGACGAGGACTGGGACTGGGCCCTGACCGTCAACCTCATGGCCGCCGTCCGCGCCACCCGGGCCGCGCTGCCGCACCTGCTCGCCTCCGGCGCGGGACGGATCGTCACCGTCTCCTCGGTCAACGCCCGCCTGCCGGACCCGCTGGTCATCGACTACGGCGCCGCCAAGGCCGCGCTGACCAACTTCTGCAAGGCCCTGTCCAAGGAGGTCGGGCCGCGCGGTGTGCGGGTGAACACGATCGGTCCCGGCCCGGTGGAGACGGCGCTGTGGCAGGGCGCGGACGGCGTCGCCGCCACGGTCGGGCAGTCCCGTGGCGTCGACCCCGGCGACGTGGCCCGCGCCGCCGCGGCCCAGTCGGCGACCGGCCGATTCACCCGTCCGTCGGAGGTCGCGGATCTCGTGCTGTTCCTCGCCGGTCCCGGTGCGGCGAACATCACGGGCGCCGACTTCGTCGTCGACGGCGGCCTCGTGGACTCCCTGTGA